The Acidobacteriota bacterium genome window below encodes:
- a CDS encoding P-loop NTPase, which yields MTEPIPDKRKRRPRVWAIGGGKGGIGKSVIATNVAAAIAGPDTRVALIDADLGGANLHTLLGVPSPKANLSDFISKRVNSLGEIMTPTPIDNVWLVSGAKALVEMANPNFGQKAKLLRHINDLEVDHVVLDLGAGTSFNVLDFFLVARKGVLVVVPEPTSVENAYHFLKAAFFRKLKRAKPRPQVKAAIKEVMNGSARAKVKTPRDLITQVWAVDPEVGAALVAEASAFRPGLIVNRADHPKHERLGEDMVTACRDYFGIRLQYLGSLPNDKLVHRSVVEQKPASEYFTEIPFVGAVKSVVDKLTYARPRAS from the coding sequence ATGACCGAGCCGATACCTGATAAACGCAAGAGACGCCCGCGCGTCTGGGCGATCGGCGGCGGCAAGGGCGGGATCGGCAAATCTGTCATCGCCACCAATGTCGCGGCGGCTATCGCCGGACCGGACACCAGGGTAGCGCTTATCGACGCCGACCTCGGAGGCGCCAACCTCCACACCCTGCTCGGCGTGCCGAGCCCGAAAGCGAACCTCTCGGACTTCATTTCGAAACGGGTGAACTCGCTGGGCGAAATCATGACTCCAACGCCGATCGACAACGTCTGGCTGGTCTCGGGTGCGAAGGCGCTGGTCGAGATGGCCAACCCGAACTTCGGGCAAAAGGCCAAGCTGTTGCGCCACATCAACGACCTGGAAGTCGACCACGTGGTTCTCGATCTCGGAGCCGGAACCAGCTTCAACGTGCTGGACTTCTTTCTGGTCGCGCGCAAGGGCGTGTTGGTGGTTGTGCCCGAGCCGACGTCGGTCGAAAACGCCTATCATTTCCTCAAGGCGGCCTTCTTCCGCAAGCTCAAACGCGCCAAACCGAGGCCCCAGGTCAAGGCGGCGATCAAAGAGGTGATGAACGGCAGCGCGCGCGCCAAGGTGAAGACGCCGCGGGATCTGATCACCCAGGTCTGGGCGGTCGATCCGGAGGTCGGTGCGGCGCTGGTCGCAGAGGCCAGTGCGTTCCGCCCGGGGCTGATCGTCAACCGCGCCGATCACCCCAAACACGAGCGCCTCGGCGAGGACATGGTCACCGCGTGCCGCGACTACTTCGGCATCCGCCTCCAGTACCTCGGTTCGCTGCCCAATGACAAGCTGGTCCACAGGTCGGTGGTCGAACAGAAGCCGGCTTCCGAATACTTCACCGAAATCCCCTTCGTCGGCGCGGTGAAATCCGTCGTCGACAAACTCACCTACGCTCGCCCGAGGGCGTCATGA
- a CDS encoding HAMP domain-containing histidine kinase, producing the protein MRIQTRLFLGTAALVLALMAIQWWIYARQLRSIEDEVTRVATTVGTSVLSAEREMFGGLVMGSGEDLWVDVDADLLADSGEEGTKAAQGEDEKDQYSFVMVHDPAAEHVEHDEKRVIRREFARPVGDESSKKIEWVVETKQIGGHADATTGESAQHMAQAEQAPIDVKVRKLVVGVEPGDVRHERFLVVSEDDDTVHRIPIPVSPAVQAVRETMREAAAMGGVLLIVGLVGSAVLSRRLTRPLRSLADGAEALGSGEFGVQVPVSAAGEVGDLQRAFNSMSARLAELEAQRERWQEREHLAQLGDLSRGLAHTLRNPLHTLGLAVEELASSGQDGQDLVATSRAQIRRIDRWLRSFLALGAEELAEPEATDLGALVRAVILESVQQGADVRVQGGDEAVPVRVVPGAVRAALSNLIENATEVSPAEEPVEVSLEVEDGQAVVSVVDGGPGLPKAVKERLFSPHVTTKVGGSGMGLFLARQLVVGMHGGSLEIVDGADGGTVATIRLPLTGSSEEPGDETGE; encoded by the coding sequence ATGCGAATTCAAACGCGATTATTCCTGGGTACGGCAGCGCTGGTTCTGGCGCTGATGGCCATCCAGTGGTGGATCTATGCGCGCCAGCTGCGGTCCATCGAGGACGAGGTTACGCGGGTGGCGACGACGGTCGGCACCAGCGTGCTGTCGGCTGAAAGGGAGATGTTCGGCGGCCTGGTGATGGGCTCCGGCGAGGATCTCTGGGTCGATGTCGATGCCGATTTGCTCGCCGACTCGGGGGAGGAGGGGACCAAGGCCGCACAGGGCGAGGACGAAAAGGACCAATACAGCTTCGTGATGGTTCACGATCCGGCGGCGGAGCACGTCGAGCACGACGAGAAGAGGGTGATTCGAAGAGAATTTGCCAGGCCAGTCGGCGACGAGAGCTCGAAGAAGATCGAGTGGGTCGTGGAAACGAAGCAAATCGGTGGGCACGCTGACGCGACAACCGGCGAGAGTGCTCAACACATGGCGCAGGCCGAGCAGGCGCCGATAGACGTGAAAGTCCGTAAGCTGGTGGTCGGTGTCGAGCCCGGTGACGTGAGGCACGAGAGATTCCTGGTCGTGAGCGAGGATGACGATACGGTGCATCGCATTCCGATTCCGGTGTCGCCGGCGGTCCAGGCGGTACGGGAGACCATGCGAGAGGCGGCCGCGATGGGAGGGGTGTTGCTGATCGTCGGTCTGGTCGGCTCCGCCGTTCTGTCCCGACGACTCACCCGACCGCTGCGTTCCCTGGCTGACGGCGCGGAGGCACTCGGCAGCGGCGAGTTCGGTGTCCAGGTGCCGGTCTCTGCGGCCGGCGAGGTTGGAGACCTGCAGCGGGCGTTCAACTCGATGTCGGCACGGCTCGCCGAGCTCGAGGCTCAGCGCGAGCGATGGCAGGAGCGAGAGCACCTGGCGCAGCTCGGCGACCTTTCGCGGGGGCTCGCTCACACCCTCAGGAACCCTCTCCACACCCTGGGCCTGGCCGTCGAGGAGCTCGCATCGAGCGGCCAGGATGGTCAGGACCTGGTCGCCACCTCGCGCGCACAGATTCGGAGAATCGACCGCTGGTTGAGGTCATTTCTCGCCCTCGGCGCGGAGGAATTGGCCGAGCCCGAGGCGACCGACCTCGGAGCTCTGGTGCGGGCAGTCATATTGGAGTCGGTACAACAGGGAGCAGATGTCAGGGTGCAAGGCGGCGATGAGGCGGTACCTGTGCGGGTGGTGCCGGGAGCGGTCCGCGCCGCTCTCAGCAATCTGATCGAGAACGCGACCGAGGTGTCGCCGGCGGAGGAACCCGTGGAGGTCTCCCTCGAGGTCGAAGACGGACAGGCAGTGGTCAGTGTGGTCGACGGAGGTCCGGGGCTGCCGAAGGCCGTCAAGGAACGGCTCTTCTCGCCGCACGTCACGACCAAGGTGGGCGGCTCGGGGATGGGTTTGTTTCTCGCCAGGCAGCTGGTCGTCGGCATGCACGGCGGCTCGCTCGAGATTGTCGATGGCGCCGATGGCGGCACTGTCGCGACGATTCGGCTGCCGTTGACGGGATCCTCGGAAGAGCCGGGAGACGAGACAGGTGAGTAA
- a CDS encoding helix-turn-helix domain-containing protein encodes MSARPEDWEILGLEPGADLGQVKRAYRQRKALYEPTELATYNLLDAEERAEIVTKIDEAYERILESEPVAPDPAMAPPVAAPKESVPAPIPDAPDPALLPGEHLRHHRRARGFTLHQIAAETKINIAILEQIENEDFAALPAIAFVRGHVHQIAREIKLENPYEFAKMYVAKMEGSGEEE; translated from the coding sequence ATGAGCGCTCGACCGGAGGACTGGGAGATTCTCGGCCTCGAGCCCGGGGCCGATCTCGGCCAGGTGAAACGGGCCTACCGCCAGCGAAAGGCCCTCTACGAGCCAACCGAACTCGCGACCTACAATCTCCTGGACGCGGAGGAGCGCGCGGAGATAGTCACCAAAATCGACGAGGCATACGAGCGAATTCTGGAATCCGAACCCGTGGCTCCCGATCCGGCGATGGCCCCGCCGGTGGCCGCGCCAAAGGAAAGCGTCCCCGCACCGATCCCCGATGCTCCGGACCCCGCGCTCCTTCCGGGCGAGCACCTGCGCCACCATCGGCGCGCGAGGGGTTTCACCCTGCACCAGATCGCGGCCGAAACGAAGATCAATATCGCGATCCTCGAGCAAATCGAAAACGAGGACTTCGCCGCGCTGCCCGCAATCGCCTTCGTCCGGGGCCACGTCCATCAGATTGCGCGCGAGATCAAGCTGGAGAACCCCTACGAGTTCGCCAAGATGTACGTCGCGAAGATGGAGGGCAGCGGCGAAGAAGAGTGA